One Streptomyces sp. RPA4-2 genomic window carries:
- a CDS encoding Rne/Rng family ribonuclease yields MLEPTEPTEPSTGSDTNNTPSDTLPPRRRRRAASRPAGPPTGAAESAAVAETTAPAIPPVASAEAVAAAEAEEAEETVDAAAAEAVADQTPVDGATAEDTGAEDTAPRRSRRRATRRASAPAGAPVTAEAAEAAEPAETVVPAPEAQPPAVEDRTEQAAADEAAPAARPRRRATRRASAPTGAPQAATGAEAVVPAEAVAEPVPAEAEAPAAEDDAPRRTTRRRATRRVSAPAGAPEGDTADERVEAPVSSETQPSETRPSGGSTAAEAVETTEPAEDGAPRRGRRRATRKAAVGFSAPAPKETESGRRPARPAVAVFQAPVFTEPMFQTPERAAAAAAAEAAEEAAEVPEADEVTQVAEVAEVPEPVAAAEETTGGRRRRRRRAVEDEPVAAPVQAAPVEDVDEAEESDESAEDAVEGDESDEEESAGSRRRRRRGGRRRRRGESADADGEAGDDEYAAEQAAQDSEDTAEQTAEDAEDAEDADEREEQGGSSSSRRRRRRRRRAGDSGTDAESTDNDPERTVVKVREPRGKKDDHPSDEVQSIKGSTRLEAKKQRRREGREQGRRRVPIITEAEFLARREAVERVMVVRQSGERTQIGVLEDNVLVEHYVNKEQSTSYVGNVYLGKVQNVLPSMEAAFIDIGKGRNAVLYAGEVNFEALGMANGPRRIEAALKSGQSVLVQVTKDPIGHKGARLTSQVSLPGRYLVYVPEGSMTGISRKLPDTERARLKTILKKIVPEDAGVIVRTAAEGASEDELSRDVERLQAQWEDIQKKAKSGNAPTLLYGEPDMTVRVVRDIFNEDFSKVIVSGDEAWETIHGYVAHVAPDLTDRLSKWTSEVDVFATYRIDEQLMKALDRKVWLPSGGSLVIDKTEAMVVVDVNTGKFTGQGGNLEETVTRNNLEAAEEIVRQLRLRDLGGIVVIDFIDMVLESNRDLVLRRLLECLGRDRTKHQVAEVTSLGLVQMTRKRVGQGLLESFSETCVHCNGRGVIVHMEQPTSVGGGGKRKKRGRGGAEQVHEHDHDHEQTYEAAEEPETAESEAEVAVEAAAPAQPVSEFRADEEFYSSAAEAEAAASRGRSRRRATRRASAPAGAPKAEERAPRSRREERAERASREAAEAEPVAVEDPVVEAPAVEAPVAETVEVTEAAPAPVVEDEAAPKGRTRRRATRKVSAPAGSPKAAEEAAVTVTEPVAAPAPETPAEQAAEAPAEVPAESAAPARPRRRAVRKATAPTASEEAAVMVVPTVAAEPAGESGRDQAADTAADAGVDAEAAAPAKKTAARKTAAKKTTAKKTVAKKAVAAKKTVAKKTATKKATATKATAKKTAVKKSTAAAEQTAPSVSATTED; encoded by the coding sequence ATGCTCGAGCCGACCGAACCCACTGAGCCCTCCACGGGCTCCGACACCAACAACACCCCCAGCGACACCCTGCCGCCGCGGCGCCGCCGCCGTGCGGCGTCGCGTCCCGCCGGTCCGCCCACGGGCGCGGCCGAATCCGCGGCCGTGGCCGAGACCACCGCGCCGGCCATACCGCCGGTGGCATCCGCCGAGGCCGTAGCGGCCGCCGAGGCCGAAGAGGCCGAAGAGACGGTGGACGCAGCGGCGGCCGAGGCCGTCGCCGATCAGACCCCGGTCGACGGCGCCACCGCCGAGGACACCGGCGCCGAGGACACCGCTCCGCGCCGTAGCCGCCGTCGTGCCACCCGCCGGGCGTCCGCGCCCGCCGGCGCCCCTGTGACGGCGGAGGCCGCCGAGGCGGCGGAGCCGGCCGAGACCGTGGTTCCCGCCCCTGAAGCGCAGCCCCCCGCCGTGGAGGACCGTACCGAGCAGGCCGCCGCCGACGAGGCCGCGCCCGCCGCCCGCCCGCGCCGCCGTGCCACCCGGCGCGCCTCCGCGCCGACCGGCGCGCCCCAGGCCGCCACCGGCGCCGAGGCCGTCGTGCCCGCCGAAGCCGTGGCAGAGCCGGTGCCCGCCGAGGCCGAGGCGCCCGCCGCCGAGGACGACGCACCCCGTCGTACCACCCGACGTCGCGCCACCCGGCGCGTCTCCGCACCCGCCGGTGCGCCCGAGGGCGACACCGCCGACGAGCGTGTGGAGGCGCCCGTGTCCAGCGAGACCCAGCCCAGCGAGACCCGGCCCTCCGGCGGGAGCACCGCCGCCGAGGCCGTCGAGACCACGGAGCCCGCCGAGGACGGTGCCCCGCGCCGTGGCCGCCGCCGCGCGACCCGCAAGGCCGCCGTCGGTTTCTCCGCCCCCGCGCCGAAGGAGACCGAGTCCGGCCGTCGCCCCGCGCGTCCGGCCGTCGCCGTCTTCCAGGCGCCCGTGTTCACCGAGCCGATGTTCCAGACGCCGGAGCGGGCCGCGGCCGCGGCTGCCGCCGAAGCGGCGGAGGAGGCCGCGGAGGTTCCCGAGGCCGACGAGGTGACCCAGGTCGCCGAGGTCGCCGAGGTCCCCGAGCCCGTCGCCGCGGCCGAGGAGACGACCGGCGGACGCCGCCGCCGTCGCCGCCGGGCCGTCGAGGACGAGCCCGTGGCCGCCCCCGTACAGGCCGCACCCGTCGAGGACGTCGACGAGGCGGAGGAGAGCGACGAGTCCGCCGAGGACGCCGTCGAGGGTGACGAGTCCGACGAGGAGGAGTCGGCCGGTTCGCGTCGTCGTCGCCGTCGTGGTGGCCGTCGCCGTCGCCGTGGCGAGTCCGCGGACGCGGACGGCGAGGCCGGTGACGACGAGTACGCCGCCGAGCAGGCCGCGCAGGACTCCGAGGACACCGCCGAGCAGACGGCCGAGGACGCCGAGGACGCCGAGGACGCGGACGAGCGCGAGGAGCAGGGCGGCTCCAGCAGCAGCCGTCGCCGTCGCCGCCGCCGTCGTCGCGCCGGTGACTCCGGCACGGACGCCGAGTCCACCGACAACGACCCCGAGCGCACCGTCGTCAAGGTCCGCGAGCCCCGCGGCAAGAAGGACGACCACCCGAGCGACGAGGTGCAGTCCATCAAGGGCTCCACCCGCCTGGAGGCGAAGAAGCAGCGCCGCCGTGAAGGGCGCGAGCAGGGCCGCCGCCGTGTTCCGATCATCACCGAGGCCGAGTTCCTGGCCCGTCGTGAGGCCGTCGAGCGCGTGATGGTCGTCCGCCAGAGCGGCGAGCGCACCCAGATCGGCGTCCTCGAGGACAACGTGCTCGTCGAGCACTACGTCAACAAGGAGCAGTCGACCTCGTACGTCGGCAACGTCTACCTGGGCAAGGTCCAGAACGTGCTGCCGTCGATGGAGGCCGCCTTCATCGACATCGGCAAGGGCCGCAACGCGGTCCTCTACGCCGGTGAGGTCAACTTCGAGGCGCTCGGCATGGCCAACGGGCCGCGCCGCATCGAGGCCGCCCTGAAGTCCGGCCAGTCGGTCCTCGTGCAGGTCACCAAGGACCCGATCGGCCACAAGGGCGCCCGCCTCACCAGCCAGGTGTCCCTGCCCGGCCGCTACCTGGTCTACGTGCCCGAGGGCTCGATGACCGGCATCAGCCGCAAGCTGCCCGACACCGAGCGCGCGCGTCTGAAGACCATCCTCAAGAAGATCGTCCCCGAGGACGCGGGCGTCATCGTGCGCACCGCCGCCGAGGGCGCGAGCGAGGACGAGCTGAGCCGTGACGTCGAGCGTCTGCAGGCGCAGTGGGAGGACATCCAGAAGAAGGCGAAGAGCGGCAACGCCCCGACGCTGCTCTACGGCGAGCCGGACATGACCGTCCGCGTCGTCCGCGACATCTTCAACGAGGACTTCTCCAAGGTCATCGTCAGTGGCGACGAGGCGTGGGAGACCATCCACGGCTACGTGGCGCACGTGGCGCCCGACCTGACCGACCGGCTCTCGAAGTGGACCTCCGAGGTCGACGTCTTCGCGACGTACCGCATCGACGAGCAGCTGATGAAGGCGCTGGACCGCAAGGTCTGGCTGCCCAGCGGCGGTTCGCTGGTGATCGACAAGACCGAGGCGATGGTCGTGGTCGACGTCAACACCGGCAAGTTCACCGGCCAGGGCGGCAACCTCGAGGAGACCGTCACCAGGAACAACCTGGAGGCGGCCGAGGAGATCGTGCGCCAGCTGCGGCTGCGCGACCTGGGCGGCATCGTCGTCATCGACTTCATCGACATGGTCCTGGAGTCCAACCGGGACCTGGTGCTGCGGCGCCTCCTGGAGTGCCTGGGACGCGACCGTACGAAGCACCAGGTGGCCGAGGTGACCTCGCTGGGCCTCGTCCAGATGACCCGCAAGAGGGTCGGCCAGGGTCTGCTGGAGTCCTTCTCCGAGACCTGCGTCCACTGCAACGGCCGCGGCGTGATCGTCCACATGGAGCAGCCCACCTCCGTCGGCGGCGGCGGCAAGCGCAAGAAGCGCGGCCGTGGCGGCGCCGAGCAGGTGCACGAGCACGACCACGACCACGAGCAGACGTACGAGGCGGCGGAGGAGCCGGAGACGGCCGAGTCCGAGGCCGAGGTGGCCGTCGAGGCCGCCGCGCCGGCGCAGCCCGTGTCCGAGTTCCGGGCCGACGAGGAGTTCTACAGCAGCGCCGCCGAGGCGGAGGCCGCCGCGTCCCGTGGCCGTTCGCGGCGCCGTGCGACCCGGCGTGCCTCGGCCCCCGCGGGTGCGCCGAAGGCCGAGGAGCGCGCTCCCCGGAGCCGGCGCGAGGAGCGGGCCGAGCGGGCTTCCCGCGAGGCCGCCGAGGCCGAGCCGGTCGCGGTCGAGGACCCGGTCGTCGAGGCCCCCGCGGTCGAGGCGCCGGTGGCCGAGACCGTCGAGGTGACGGAGGCCGCGCCGGCCCCCGTCGTCGAGGACGAGGCCGCACCCAAGGGCCGTACGCGGCGCCGTGCGACGCGGAAGGTGTCGGCTCCGGCCGGTTCACCGAAGGCGGCGGAGGAGGCCGCGGTCACGGTCACGGAGCCGGTCGCGGCGCCCGCGCCGGAGACCCCGGCCGAGCAGGCCGCCGAAGCGCCCGCCGAGGTGCCCGCCGAGAGCGCGGCTCCGGCCCGCCCGCGTCGGCGCGCCGTCCGCAAGGCCACCGCGCCCACCGCGTCAGAGGAGGCGGCCGTCATGGTCGTCCCGACGGTGGCGGCTGAGCCGGCCGGCGAGAGCGGGCGCGACCAGGCGGCCGACACGGCGGCCGACGCCGGCGTGGACGCCGAGGCTGCGGCCCCGGCCAAGAAGACGGCCGCGCGCAAGACGGCCGCCAAGAAGACGACGGCGAAGAAGACCGTCGCCAAGAAGGCCGTGGCGGCCAAGAAGACCGTCGCCAAGAAGACCGCGACGAAGAAGGCCACGGCCACGAAGGCGACGGCGAAGAAGACCGCCGTCAAGAAGTCCACGGCGGCCGCCGAGCAGACGGCGCCGTCCGTCTCGGCGACGACGGAGGACTGA
- a CDS encoding nucleotide sugar dehydrogenase, whose translation MNICVVALGKIGLPLAVQFASKGHRVIGADVNEKVVELVNAGIEPFPGEHDLDVKLKQAVEAGLLSATTDTAEAVAQSEAVVVVVPLFVDVEGTPDFGWMDSATKAIAQGLKPGTLVSYETTLPVGTTRTRWAPMLAEASGLTPGEDFHLVFSPERVLTGRVFSDLRRYPKLVGGIDEASTARGVEFYERVLDFDERADLPRPNGVWDLGTAEASELAKLAETTYRDVNIGLANQFARFADSNGIDVKKVIEACNSQPYSHIHQPGIAVGGHCIPIYPRMYLWNDPSATVVRSAREANAAMPEYAVDLLAAAYGDLTGANVLVLGAAYRGGVKETAFSGVFPTVEALRARGAVPFVSDPMYTAEELSAHGLPPHAGEKVTAAILQADHAEYRTLVPADLPDVTVLVDGRRTTDPEAWKGVRRVVIGG comes from the coding sequence ATGAACATCTGTGTAGTAGCCCTCGGCAAGATCGGGCTCCCGCTGGCCGTGCAGTTCGCGTCCAAGGGGCACCGAGTCATCGGGGCGGACGTCAACGAGAAGGTCGTCGAGCTGGTCAACGCCGGCATCGAGCCGTTCCCCGGTGAGCACGACCTGGACGTCAAGCTCAAGCAGGCCGTCGAGGCCGGGCTGCTGAGCGCGACGACGGACACCGCGGAAGCGGTCGCCCAGTCCGAGGCCGTGGTCGTGGTGGTCCCGCTGTTCGTCGACGTCGAGGGCACGCCGGACTTCGGCTGGATGGACTCCGCGACGAAGGCCATCGCCCAGGGCCTCAAGCCGGGCACGCTCGTCTCCTACGAGACCACCCTGCCGGTCGGCACCACCCGCACCCGGTGGGCGCCGATGCTGGCCGAGGCCTCGGGCCTGACCCCGGGGGAGGACTTCCACCTGGTCTTCTCGCCGGAGCGGGTCCTCACCGGCCGCGTCTTCTCCGACCTGCGCCGCTACCCCAAGCTGGTCGGCGGCATCGACGAGGCGTCGACCGCCCGGGGCGTGGAGTTCTACGAGCGGGTGCTCGACTTCGACGAGCGCGCCGACCTGCCGCGGCCGAACGGCGTCTGGGACCTGGGCACCGCCGAGGCCTCCGAGCTCGCCAAGCTCGCCGAGACCACGTACCGCGACGTCAACATCGGCCTGGCCAACCAGTTCGCGCGCTTCGCCGACAGCAACGGCATCGACGTGAAGAAGGTCATCGAGGCCTGCAACTCGCAGCCGTACAGCCACATCCACCAGCCGGGCATCGCCGTCGGCGGCCACTGCATCCCGATCTACCCGCGGATGTACCTGTGGAACGACCCGTCCGCGACCGTCGTCCGTTCCGCCCGTGAGGCGAACGCGGCCATGCCGGAGTACGCCGTGGACCTGCTGGCGGCCGCCTACGGCGACCTGACCGGGGCGAACGTCCTCGTGCTGGGCGCGGCCTACCGCGGCGGCGTGAAGGAGACGGCCTTCTCCGGCGTCTTCCCGACCGTCGAGGCGCTCAGGGCCCGTGGCGCCGTCCCGTTCGTCTCGGACCCGATGTACACGGCCGAGGAACTGTCGGCGCACGGTCTGCCGCCGCACGCCGGTGAGAAGGTCACCGCGGCGATCCTGCAGGCCGACCACGCCGAGTACCGGACGCTGGTCCCGGCGGACCTGCCGGACGTCACGGTCCTGGTCGACGGACGCCGTACGACCGACCCGGAGGCCTGGAAGGGCGTCCGCCGGGTTGTCATCGGCGGCTGA
- a CDS encoding glycosyltransferase family 4 protein: MAVENNTSADRPVRGRIVMLVDNGVNGDSRVQKEARSAAEAGWDVVLLGKAKGKKEQTWQIGDAQIRLLPVPGPMSRRRHEYRRAVLRSPLAYRPGPLAAYRRQKLKARRADLNVRLILAKQEGSALGRLRLVAPRFLARFLYSWVKLRHRSTMALEKRRKDMDSALDRFTTAFWRKTMGTRAWRRLDPHLWDFELAYGKVIDELKPDLVHANDFRMLGVGARATLRARAKGQKVKLVWDAHEFLPGIKPWSPHPRWHVAQCAHELEYSRHADAVTTVSDTLAGMLQERHGLKARPTVVLNAPDAEVSPEQAAEPVPDLRELCGIGHDVPLTVYSGAAAHQRGLDTMVESLPQLPDVHTAFVVLNTDSEYMRALRARAEELGVDDRLHIVPYVPHYQVVRFLAAADLGVIPIHHWPNHEIALITKFFEYSHARLPLVVSDVKTMGSMVEQTGQGEVFRAEDVEDYVRAVKSVLGDAERYRSVYDKPGLLDQWTWEAQADVLDEVYSGLLPGSGARQTAEQRPVEART, encoded by the coding sequence ATGGCAGTTGAGAACAACACGTCGGCGGACCGGCCCGTGCGCGGGCGGATCGTGATGCTCGTCGACAACGGGGTGAACGGCGACTCGCGTGTCCAGAAGGAGGCCAGGTCGGCCGCCGAGGCGGGCTGGGACGTCGTACTGCTCGGCAAGGCCAAGGGGAAGAAGGAGCAGACCTGGCAGATCGGTGACGCCCAGATCCGTCTCCTGCCGGTACCTGGCCCGATGTCCCGTCGGCGCCACGAGTACCGGCGTGCCGTACTGCGTTCCCCGCTGGCCTACCGGCCCGGTCCGCTGGCCGCGTACCGGCGCCAGAAGCTCAAGGCCCGGCGTGCCGACCTCAACGTACGGCTGATCCTTGCCAAGCAGGAGGGTTCGGCCCTCGGTCGGCTGAGGCTCGTGGCGCCCCGCTTCCTGGCCCGTTTCCTGTACTCCTGGGTGAAACTGCGCCACCGCAGCACCATGGCGCTGGAGAAGCGGCGCAAGGACATGGACTCCGCGCTGGACAGGTTCACCACCGCCTTCTGGCGGAAGACCATGGGAACCCGTGCCTGGCGCAGGCTCGATCCCCATCTCTGGGACTTCGAGCTCGCGTACGGCAAGGTCATCGACGAGCTCAAGCCCGACCTCGTCCACGCCAACGACTTCCGCATGCTGGGTGTCGGAGCCCGCGCCACGCTGCGCGCCCGCGCCAAGGGGCAGAAGGTCAAGCTCGTTTGGGACGCCCACGAGTTCCTGCCCGGAATCAAGCCGTGGAGCCCGCACCCGCGCTGGCACGTCGCCCAGTGCGCGCACGAACTGGAGTACTCGCGGCACGCCGACGCCGTGACGACGGTCTCGGACACTCTTGCCGGGATGCTCCAGGAGCGGCACGGCCTCAAGGCCCGCCCCACCGTCGTCCTCAATGCTCCTGACGCCGAGGTCTCGCCGGAGCAGGCGGCCGAGCCCGTTCCGGATCTGCGGGAGCTGTGCGGCATCGGGCACGACGTGCCCCTCACCGTCTACAGCGGTGCCGCCGCCCATCAGCGCGGCCTCGACACCATGGTCGAGTCGCTGCCGCAACTGCCCGACGTGCACACCGCGTTCGTCGTGCTCAACACGGACTCCGAGTACATGCGGGCCCTTCGGGCGCGGGCGGAGGAGCTGGGGGTGGACGACCGGCTGCACATCGTGCCGTACGTGCCGCACTACCAGGTGGTGCGTTTCCTCGCGGCAGCGGATCTCGGGGTCATCCCGATCCACCACTGGCCGAACCACGAGATCGCGCTCATCACCAAGTTCTTCGAGTACTCCCACGCCCGGCTGCCGCTGGTGGTCAGCGATGTGAAGACGATGGGTTCCATGGTCGAGCAGACCGGCCAGGGCGAGGTGTTCCGGGCCGAGGACGTGGAGGACTACGTCCGCGCGGTGAAGTCCGTTCTGGGCGACGCCGAGCGCTACCGGAGCGTCTACGACAAGCCGGGACTCCTCGACCAGTGGACCTGGGAGGCTCAGGCCGACGTGCTGGACGAGGTCTACAGCGGGCTGCTGCCCGGAAGCGGGGCCCGGCAGACGGCCGAACAGAGACCGGTGGAGGCACGGACATGA
- a CDS encoding Gfo/Idh/MocA family protein produces the protein MSSGNNLRAGLVGLGSMGRHHARVLSGLEGVDFVAVVDPMGDKFGAAQGVPILDTVEQLIGLGIDYAVVACPTALHEPVGMQLAEAGVCALIEKPVADTVEGAHRLVEAFESRGLVAGVGHIERCNPALRSLRARLEAGELGDVYQVVTRRQGPFPHRIADVGVVKDLATHDIDLTGWVTGREYVSIAAHTVSKSGREHEDMVSAVGRLDDGTMVNHLVNWLSPLKERFTSVTGERGCFIADTLTADLTFHSNSAMATEWEALQAFRGVSEGDMIRYAIPKREPLLVEHELFRDAVLGKPADICTLRQGTRTVEVAAAVLESALDNRSVSLLSEDLAIHGS, from the coding sequence GTGAGCAGTGGCAACAACCTGCGGGCCGGACTCGTCGGCCTTGGTTCCATGGGGCGTCACCACGCCCGCGTCCTGTCCGGGCTGGAGGGCGTCGACTTCGTCGCCGTCGTCGACCCGATGGGCGACAAGTTCGGCGCCGCCCAGGGCGTGCCGATCCTCGACACCGTCGAGCAGCTCATCGGCCTCGGCATCGACTACGCCGTCGTGGCCTGCCCCACGGCACTGCACGAGCCGGTCGGCATGCAGCTCGCCGAGGCCGGTGTCTGCGCGCTGATCGAGAAGCCCGTCGCCGACACCGTGGAGGGCGCGCACCGTCTCGTCGAGGCGTTCGAGTCGCGCGGCCTGGTCGCCGGTGTCGGCCACATCGAGCGGTGCAACCCGGCGCTGCGCTCGCTGCGCGCCCGGCTGGAGGCCGGCGAGCTCGGTGACGTCTACCAGGTCGTCACCCGCCGCCAGGGTCCCTTCCCGCACCGCATCGCGGACGTCGGCGTGGTCAAGGACCTCGCCACCCACGACATCGACCTCACCGGCTGGGTGACCGGGCGCGAGTACGTCTCCATCGCCGCGCACACCGTCTCCAAGAGCGGCCGCGAGCACGAGGACATGGTCTCCGCCGTCGGCCGCCTCGACGACGGCACGATGGTCAACCACCTGGTCAACTGGCTGAGCCCGCTCAAGGAGCGCTTCACCTCGGTCACCGGCGAGCGCGGCTGCTTCATCGCCGACACCCTCACCGCCGACCTGACGTTCCACTCCAACTCCGCCATGGCGACGGAATGGGAGGCCCTTCAGGCCTTCCGTGGCGTCTCCGAGGGCGACATGATCCGTTACGCCATCCCGAAGCGCGAGCCGCTCCTCGTCGAACACGAGCTGTTCCGCGACGCCGTGCTCGGCAAGCCCGCCGACATCTGCACCCTGCGTCAGGGCACGCGGACGGTGGAGGTGGCGGCTGCTGTGCTCGAGTCGGCGCTGGACAACCGCAGTGTTTCGCTTCTTTCGGAGGACCTGGCCATCCATGGCAGTTGA
- a CDS encoding DegT/DnrJ/EryC1/StrS aminotransferase family protein, translated as MTDAHELISAARPVIGEEEIDAAVRVLRSGRVVQGPEVAAFEAEFADVVDGRHCVAVNSGTSALHLTLLALGVGSGDEVIVPSFSFAASANAVRLVGADVVFADIEADSFCLDPAAVEAAITPRTAAIMPVHLYGHPAAMDRIMAIAERHGLAVVEDACQAHAAALHGTPVGAFGNAGTFSFYPTKNMHSLEGGMVTTADAEIARTLRLLRNQGMEQRYANEIVGANVRMTDVSAAIGRVQLAKLNGWTEQRIANAAYLTEHISAPSVVTPSVAEGARHVFHQYTVRVRGDRDAAMAVLTEAGIGNAVYYPTPIHRLKPYWEPDQKAGRIWDLPETERAAAEVVSLPVHPGLSAGDLERIVSAVDALGAQL; from the coding sequence ATGACCGACGCCCATGAGCTGATATCCGCCGCAAGACCCGTGATCGGCGAGGAGGAGATCGACGCCGCGGTGCGCGTGCTGCGCAGCGGCCGGGTCGTCCAGGGCCCCGAGGTCGCCGCCTTCGAGGCCGAGTTCGCGGACGTGGTGGACGGACGGCACTGCGTCGCCGTCAACTCCGGTACATCCGCACTGCACCTGACGCTGCTCGCGCTGGGCGTCGGCTCGGGCGACGAGGTCATCGTGCCGTCGTTCTCCTTCGCGGCCTCCGCCAACGCGGTACGCCTCGTCGGCGCCGACGTGGTCTTCGCCGACATCGAGGCGGACAGCTTCTGTCTGGACCCGGCGGCGGTCGAGGCGGCCATCACGCCGCGCACCGCCGCGATCATGCCGGTCCACCTCTACGGCCACCCCGCCGCCATGGACCGGATCATGGCGATCGCCGAGCGGCACGGACTCGCCGTGGTCGAGGACGCCTGCCAGGCGCACGCGGCCGCCCTGCACGGAACGCCGGTCGGCGCCTTCGGCAACGCGGGAACGTTCAGCTTCTATCCGACCAAGAACATGCACAGCCTCGAGGGCGGCATGGTCACCACCGCCGACGCGGAGATCGCCCGCACCCTGCGCCTGCTGCGCAACCAGGGCATGGAGCAGCGCTACGCCAACGAGATCGTCGGCGCCAACGTCCGTATGACGGACGTCTCCGCCGCCATTGGCCGGGTGCAGCTCGCCAAGCTGAACGGCTGGACCGAGCAGCGCATCGCCAACGCCGCGTACCTGACGGAGCACATCAGCGCGCCGTCCGTGGTCACGCCGAGCGTCGCCGAGGGCGCGCGCCACGTCTTCCACCAGTACACCGTGCGTGTCCGGGGCGACCGCGACGCCGCCATGGCGGTGCTGACCGAGGCAGGCATCGGCAACGCCGTGTACTACCCGACGCCGATCCACCGGCTGAAGCCGTACTGGGAGCCGGACCAGAAGGCCGGTCGCATCTGGGACCTGCCGGAGACGGAGCGTGCCGCCGCCGAGGTCGTCTCGCTCCCCGTCCACCCGGGTCTGTCCGCCGGGGACCTGGAGCGCATCGTGTCCGCCGTGGACGCATTGGGGGCCCAGCTGTGA
- a CDS encoding glycosyltransferase, with amino-acid sequence MSGTPDVSVVVAVYNTMPYLTECLNSLIGQSIGRERLEIVAVDDGSTDDSGAELDRFAERYPGTVKVLHQANSGGPATPSNRALDIATGRYVYFIGSDDYLGEEALERMVACADEHGSDVVVGKMVGTNGRYVHQALYKENNPDVGLTDSALPWTLANTKLFRRDMVEQHKLRFPEHLPVGSDQPFTIEACVRARKISVVADYTCYYAVKRGDASNITYRADHLARLRCAVEIMDFTAGLLEAGPERDAVLRRHFTWEVAKLVQDDFPVLDRELQRELCAGVARLADAYLTDGIRDAMDVKRRVRICLAQAGAVDELSEAITAEKANGAPPFVVEGERAYARYPGFRDPRIGLSDRCYELVGEAVPGRLAQGTELLASTWEQEGDGITYTATLRLPVLGDVDGAVLRLAQGAMPASADKPKARKLPKGHELPAPVGAFTTELTDDGAATVLRARIPLERRPVKLGARVYLDVAGSTYEIPVRGKGKPMPLARRWGAYEAPYYARAMVNPKGRVVITTGPLYPSKPSLASRAKSALARRLKSGSAGPKLTGSPTSRSKRK; translated from the coding sequence ATGAGTGGCACACCCGACGTCAGCGTCGTCGTCGCGGTCTACAACACCATGCCCTATCTGACGGAGTGCCTGAACTCCCTGATCGGGCAGAGCATCGGCCGGGAGAGGCTGGAGATCGTCGCGGTCGACGACGGCTCCACCGACGACAGCGGTGCCGAACTCGACCGCTTCGCGGAGCGGTACCCGGGCACCGTCAAGGTGCTTCACCAGGCCAACTCCGGTGGTCCGGCCACCCCCAGCAACCGCGCGCTGGACATCGCCACGGGCCGCTACGTCTACTTCATCGGCTCCGACGACTACCTCGGCGAGGAAGCGCTGGAGCGCATGGTGGCCTGCGCCGACGAGCACGGCTCCGACGTCGTCGTCGGCAAGATGGTCGGCACGAACGGCCGGTACGTCCACCAGGCTCTCTACAAGGAGAACAACCCGGACGTAGGCCTCACGGACTCCGCCCTGCCGTGGACTCTCGCCAACACCAAACTGTTCCGGCGCGACATGGTCGAACAGCACAAGCTGCGCTTCCCCGAGCACCTGCCCGTGGGCAGTGACCAGCCGTTCACCATCGAGGCCTGCGTGCGTGCGCGGAAGATCTCCGTGGTGGCCGACTACACCTGCTACTACGCGGTGAAGCGGGGCGACGCCAGCAACATCACCTACCGCGCCGACCACCTGGCGCGGCTGCGGTGCGCCGTGGAGATCATGGATTTCACGGCCGGTCTCCTCGAGGCGGGCCCCGAGCGCGACGCCGTACTGCGCCGGCACTTCACCTGGGAAGTGGCCAAGCTCGTCCAGGACGACTTCCCCGTGCTCGACCGTGAGCTCCAGCGTGAGCTCTGCGCGGGCGTCGCACGGCTCGCCGACGCCTACTTGACCGACGGCATTCGTGACGCCATGGACGTCAAGCGCCGGGTGCGCATCTGCCTGGCCCAGGCCGGCGCGGTCGACGAGCTGTCCGAGGCGATCACCGCGGAGAAGGCGAACGGGGCACCGCCGTTCGTCGTCGAGGGCGAGCGCGCCTACGCCCGCTACCCGGGCTTCCGCGATCCCCGCATCGGCCTGTCCGACCGTTGCTACGAGCTCGTAGGGGAGGCCGTCCCCGGCCGTCTCGCGCAGGGCACCGAACTGCTCGCCTCCACCTGGGAGCAGGAGGGCGACGGGATCACCTACACGGCCACCCTCCGGCTGCCGGTCCTCGGCGACGTCGACGGAGCCGTCCTGCGTCTCGCCCAGGGCGCCATGCCCGCGTCCGCGGACAAGCCCAAAGCCAGAAAGCTCCCGAAGGGCCACGAACTCCCCGCTCCTGTGGGCGCGTTCACGACCGAACTCACCGACGACGGCGCTGCCACGGTGCTGCGCGCGCGCATCCCGCTGGAGCGGCGGCCGGTCAAACTGGGCGCACGGGTCTACCTCGACGTCGCCGGTTCGACCTACGAGATCCCCGTGCGCGGCAAGGGCAAGCCCATGCCGCTGGCGCGCCGCTGGGGCGCCTACGAGGCCCCGTACTACGCGCGGGCGATGGTGAACCCCAAGGGCCGCGTGGTGATCACCACGGGTCCCCTGTACCCCTCGAAGCCGTCATTGGCCTCCCGGGCGAAGTCGGCCCTCGCCCGGCGACTGAAATCCGGATCCGCCGGCCCGAAGCTGACCGGTTCCCCCACGAGCCGTTCGAAAAGGAAGTAG